In the Pyrolobus fumarii 1A genome, one interval contains:
- a CDS encoding MnmC family methyltransferase, with translation MDWRGLVASGEIIPELVRQRKFRKADKLSRLEALDALHYKVSRWTWHELTRYVRSVTGGLGDTEDEPFDVVRMGLAGSVIAWPEVVKQGGRVLEIGTGIGRTRYAIHITTSTTIYMSIDVDPVMLAIALYANPVPAYQDALWKQDMLVLLADAVRLIPLLPDTYFDHVVHDGGPNPRRNPRLYTRSVIHHLWRVLKPCGTLSIFAGAERTWRTRIYEMLRDAGFVVEETVHLPGSRAAVIHARKPCHAGSNLHDERDESLGD, from the coding sequence TTGGATTGGCGCGGGTTGGTGGCGAGCGGCGAGATAATACCAGAGCTAGTGAGGCAACGCAAGTTTCGCAAAGCAGACAAGCTATCTAGGCTAGAGGCCCTCGACGCACTCCACTATAAGGTCTCTAGATGGACGTGGCACGAGCTAACGAGGTACGTTAGGAGTGTAACCGGGGGTCTAGGCGACACAGAGGATGAGCCCTTTGACGTCGTCCGGATGGGGCTAGCGGGATCCGTGATAGCATGGCCCGAGGTGGTTAAACAAGGAGGAAGAGTGCTGGAGATAGGCACAGGTATAGGTAGGACAAGGTACGCCATTCACATCACGACATCGACGACAATCTACATGAGCATAGATGTTGACCCGGTCATGCTAGCCATTGCTCTCTATGCTAACCCTGTACCTGCATACCAGGATGCTCTCTGGAAGCAGGATATGCTGGTTCTACTCGCAGACGCGGTGCGACTAATCCCCTTGCTGCCAGACACGTACTTCGACCATGTAGTACATGATGGTGGCCCTAATCCGCGCCGCAATCCACGCCTCTATACACGCAGCGTAATACACCATCTCTGGCGCGTGCTGAAGCCCTGTGGCACGCTCTCCATCTTCGCGGGCGCCGAGAGAACATGGAGAACTAGGATATACGAGATGTTGAGAGACGCTGGGTTTGTGGTTGAGGAGACTGTTCATCTACCGGGTTCACGCGCAGCTGTTATACATGCGAGGAAGCCCTGCCATG
- the rgy gene encoding reverse gyrase — protein MAKLTLLYEAGCPNCRGRIDEERLIKGLPCWECLPLLPEAERYLSGLDWRERVLAVARLLEEHGKLEGWAWLAREEDELSIFERFFERATGSRPWSVQRQWARRLLRRESFAITAPTGTGKTTLLAVYALYSAVNGSRVYYLLPTSSLAKQVAERLQLLAHNAAVRKRIVYYHSLLRASEKRAQLEAIENGEYDILVTTTAFLSRRWGLLERTMFDTIIVDDVDAILRDSVNVERILMLLGAKPDEIRAATRLVKLSLRVRANPALARRYASEIEELKRVVNGVAGRLGQLVVASATGRARGFKRLVLGKLLGLSVGSIAGYARNIAEYKLLASSPEDAIEKLVETVAKMGPGGLVFVAKPLGVETAKLVVNRLGERGVRAGLAIAGKRVIEKFERGEYDVLVGVASYYGVMVRGLDMPYRVAYALFLEPPFNRTPIEKALQSPRRILALAKALDVEGYREYARILSKMTPDEVELLRAVLQGRLEAGGRLAEAAEKARSLASAILEKLRSVTSEVPAGYSILTVSSSGAYVATPDPYTYIQASGRTSRLIKGYMTRGVVIVVSSAPLLLERFEDRLARLLAGFELREYNEKEVLEELEKAWESRRAPAVSRSALRMNIETSLVIVESPTKARLIAGFWGKPARKEYDGVNVYETVAYNPKSGKTHVMLIVSVKGHVYDLTEEPVGKHGVILEGSDVKPVYAPIVRCRDCGAQHAIVAEQCPECNSVNIEDKRRIIELLRKLAPLVDTVYIATDPDYEGEKIAWDIYTLLKPYAKNIKRIEFHEVTKKAILEALANPRDVNRRLVEAQVVRRVEDRWIGFELSQHLWKVFNARWLGAGRVQTPALGFLVERLEEWKKGRCYALIARLPWGRVKLCYPDSRTAREALREALEKGVEVEILEANIVSLTPPPPYTTETLLYDASRLLGYTAEKTMRLAQELFENGLITYHRTDSTRVSDAGIAIAKSYMQRRGHAKLLMPRHWGEGGAHEAIRPTMPLDADELRDAIAEGEVRIVTRLRESHYKLYSLIFARFMASQSIPARVERVRLRVTVGNVSVEDVVARKVIEAGFLTFYPHVIPVYNVQEGRVKPMGARIVRTSTVRLYTHGELVMEMKRSGIGRPSTYAKIIEALKRHGYVVESRYRKYLVPTSMGRRVYQYLVTEFRPLVSLERTRLVESLMDSVASGEAEACRVLLELLEEVEGMVARVEAGRGAGLGENLAA, from the coding sequence TTGGCGAAGCTCACGCTACTCTATGAGGCCGGGTGTCCCAACTGTCGGGGACGTATCGACGAAGAGAGGCTCATAAAGGGGCTGCCGTGTTGGGAGTGTCTCCCGCTTCTCCCTGAGGCTGAGAGATACCTGTCTGGGTTAGACTGGAGAGAGCGTGTACTTGCAGTTGCGAGGCTCCTCGAGGAGCATGGTAAGCTGGAGGGTTGGGCTTGGCTAGCAAGGGAGGAGGACGAACTCAGTATATTCGAGAGGTTCTTTGAGAGGGCTACCGGCTCACGGCCATGGAGTGTTCAGAGGCAGTGGGCTAGGAGGCTGCTAAGGAGAGAAAGCTTTGCCATCACGGCTCCCACGGGTACGGGCAAGACTACACTACTAGCAGTGTACGCTCTCTATTCTGCCGTAAATGGGAGCCGCGTCTACTACTTGCTACCTACGAGCAGCTTGGCGAAACAAGTTGCAGAGAGGCTCCAGCTGCTCGCCCATAATGCTGCAGTGCGCAAGAGGATAGTCTATTATCACAGTCTGTTGCGTGCAAGCGAGAAGCGTGCACAGCTAGAAGCGATAGAGAACGGCGAATACGACATACTAGTCACTACCACGGCGTTCCTCTCTAGACGCTGGGGGCTATTAGAGAGGACGATGTTCGACACGATAATAGTTGACGATGTTGACGCGATTCTGAGAGACTCTGTAAACGTTGAGAGAATATTGATGTTGCTTGGTGCCAAGCCGGACGAGATACGTGCTGCTACAAGGCTTGTCAAGCTCTCCCTGAGGGTGCGTGCTAACCCGGCTCTCGCGAGACGCTATGCTAGCGAGATAGAGGAGTTAAAGCGCGTGGTTAACGGCGTAGCGGGTAGGCTTGGTCAGCTAGTGGTAGCGTCTGCCACGGGTAGGGCGCGTGGCTTCAAGAGGTTGGTGCTGGGCAAGCTTCTCGGGCTTAGTGTCGGGAGTATAGCTGGGTATGCCAGGAACATCGCCGAGTATAAGCTCTTGGCTAGTAGCCCGGAAGACGCTATTGAGAAGCTCGTCGAGACCGTTGCTAAGATGGGGCCAGGCGGCCTGGTCTTCGTAGCCAAGCCGCTAGGTGTTGAAACAGCAAAGCTGGTCGTGAACAGGTTGGGTGAGAGGGGTGTCCGCGCGGGCCTGGCAATAGCGGGTAAGAGGGTTATCGAGAAGTTCGAGAGAGGCGAGTATGATGTTCTTGTCGGTGTGGCGAGCTACTATGGAGTCATGGTGAGAGGCCTTGATATGCCGTATCGTGTAGCATACGCATTGTTCCTAGAGCCTCCCTTCAACCGCACGCCTATTGAGAAAGCGCTTCAAAGTCCACGCCGTATACTCGCGCTAGCAAAAGCCCTAGACGTTGAGGGTTACCGCGAGTATGCCAGAATACTATCCAAGATGACGCCGGACGAGGTGGAACTCCTACGCGCGGTGCTGCAGGGTAGATTAGAGGCTGGCGGTAGGCTAGCAGAGGCCGCAGAGAAGGCACGCAGTCTAGCATCCGCGATACTTGAGAAACTCCGTAGCGTCACAAGCGAAGTGCCAGCAGGATACTCGATACTAACAGTGTCGTCTAGCGGAGCTTATGTTGCAACACCCGACCCTTACACTTACATCCAGGCTAGTGGGCGCACATCGCGCCTTATAAAGGGGTATATGACGCGAGGCGTTGTCATAGTAGTCTCGAGTGCGCCCCTCCTCTTGGAGCGCTTCGAGGATAGGTTAGCTAGGCTGTTAGCTGGTTTCGAACTACGCGAGTATAACGAGAAAGAGGTTCTAGAGGAGCTTGAAAAGGCGTGGGAGTCGAGAAGAGCGCCAGCAGTAAGCAGATCGGCTCTACGCATGAACATCGAGACTAGCCTTGTCATAGTGGAGTCGCCGACGAAAGCGCGTCTTATCGCTGGATTCTGGGGTAAGCCTGCTCGGAAAGAATACGATGGCGTGAATGTCTACGAGACGGTTGCATACAACCCCAAGAGCGGCAAGACACATGTGATGCTAATAGTGTCTGTAAAAGGTCACGTATACGATCTCACCGAGGAGCCTGTCGGCAAGCACGGAGTCATACTCGAAGGTAGTGACGTGAAGCCTGTCTACGCACCCATAGTGAGGTGTAGGGATTGTGGAGCACAACATGCCATCGTGGCTGAGCAATGTCCCGAGTGCAACTCGGTGAACATAGAGGATAAGAGGCGTATAATCGAACTGCTTAGAAAGTTAGCACCCCTGGTTGATACAGTCTATATCGCAACAGACCCTGACTACGAGGGTGAGAAGATAGCATGGGATATCTACACGCTGCTCAAACCATACGCCAAGAACATCAAGAGGATAGAGTTCCACGAAGTGACAAAGAAGGCTATCCTTGAGGCGCTTGCTAACCCACGTGATGTGAACAGGAGGCTTGTTGAAGCCCAGGTGGTTAGAAGGGTCGAAGATAGATGGATTGGTTTCGAGCTAAGCCAGCACCTGTGGAAAGTCTTCAACGCTAGATGGCTCGGTGCCGGTAGAGTCCAGACGCCTGCTCTAGGCTTCCTTGTAGAGAGGCTCGAAGAGTGGAAGAAGGGTAGATGCTATGCATTGATCGCGCGTCTGCCGTGGGGTCGTGTAAAGCTATGCTATCCGGATAGCAGAACAGCTAGAGAGGCTCTACGCGAGGCGCTCGAGAAGGGAGTAGAGGTGGAGATACTAGAGGCTAATATCGTGAGCCTTACGCCACCACCACCCTACACGACCGAGACGTTACTCTATGATGCATCTAGGCTGCTAGGGTACACCGCAGAGAAGACGATGCGCCTCGCGCAGGAACTCTTCGAGAATGGTCTCATCACATACCATAGGACGGACTCAACGAGAGTAAGTGATGCCGGCATTGCAATCGCGAAGAGCTATATGCAGCGTCGTGGTCATGCAAAGCTTCTAATGCCTCGTCATTGGGGTGAAGGTGGTGCACATGAAGCCATAAGGCCTACAATGCCTCTGGATGCTGATGAGTTGAGAGATGCTATAGCGGAGGGTGAGGTTAGGATAGTTACACGTCTACGCGAGAGCCACTACAAGCTATACAGTTTGATATTCGCGAGGTTCATGGCAAGTCAGTCTATACCAGCGCGTGTAGAGAGAGTGCGTCTACGAGTAACAGTTGGGAATGTAAGTGTTGAAGATGTTGTTGCGAGAAAGGTGATTGAGGCGGGCTTCCTGACATTCTATCCACACGTGATCCCAGTGTACAATGTGCAAGAGGGTAGGGTCAAGCCGATGGGTGCACGTATAGTTAGGACGTCCACTGTTAGGCTCTACACTCACGGCGAACTTGTAATGGAGATGAAGAGGAGTGGCATCGGGAGACCAAGCACGTATGCCAAGATAATAGAGGCGCTGAAGAGACACGGGTATGTAGTAGAGAGTAGATACCGCAAGTACCTAGTGCCAACCAGCATGGGTAGGAGGGTATACCAGTACCTCGTGACGGAGTTCAGGCCGCTAGTATCCCTCGAGCGGACGCGGCTAGTAGAGAGCTTGATGGATAGTGTGGCTAGTGGTGAAGCCGAGGCATGTAGAGTGCTCCTAGAGCTTCTCGAGGAGGTTGAGGGTATGGTTGCCAGGGTCGAGGCTGGGAGGGGTGCTGGCCTGGGCGAGAACCTAGCTGCTTAG
- a CDS encoding DNA-binding protein, producing the protein MAAPADNVVVIGKKSVPDYVLEVILKFNEGIDEVVIKGRGQMISKAVDVYNALKSKLGDSLQLVSVNIDSDNIGGRLVSYIEIRVRRTI; encoded by the coding sequence GTGGCCGCGCCTGCCGATAACGTCGTCGTTATTGGTAAGAAGAGCGTCCCCGATTACGTGCTCGAGGTTATACTCAAGTTTAACGAGGGTATAGATGAAGTTGTTATAAAAGGCAGGGGACAAATGATAAGCAAGGCTGTAGACGTCTATAACGCGTTGAAGAGTAAACTGGGCGACTCTTTACAACTAGTCTCGGTGAACATAGACAGCGATAACATCGGCGGCAGGCTTGTATCCTATATAGAGATACGCGTGAGGCGCACTATCTAA
- a CDS encoding DEAD/DEAH box helicase codes for MPSPIEMLNEKIRKLLEEKGWTKLTEIQEKAIPEIMAGKNVIITAPTGYGKTEAALLPILSMMSSSNVEPVALLYITPMRALINDLYLRISWWAERLGFRVARKHGDVSQSERSKRLRKAPHILITTPESLEIDLDWATRFREYYRNLRWVIVDEVHEIVGTKRGVQLALLLSRLRRYAGDFQLVLISATVGDPMKVLEVFSYGSKRERSVVSVARRKKIEIVIDVIGNDRNYWRRAAEKIAKYLEPITLVFTNSKYASERLHEELVKLGVKDVLVHHASLSPEEREEAEKALREGKVTAVICTKTLELGIDVGDVKKVILFRPPSTVFSLVQRLGRSGHRHDIEVLNGVIIANDAVEALYAAALTKAAVEGRVEEPRIPEKPLDVLVKELVGMALQGEVNIDEAYEIFKSTYHYRNLTREELDEVVKLLIDNGILQESGPGRVKVGQLFYKIWRFEKTSDRRAWWMKSFSSFFSTIGEKSTYSVRTEDGRIVGELDASYVYKLYPGAAIRLGGRTWVIVAIDELAAKIIVREEKATTAIVPVWRGLGPEASHTALEALDKVLKEVYERGIDAITWVKLSEDARREVEKFIEEYRVSKKPLPSRDRVIIEQVGDELIILGLMGEAAARTLGYALLYAARSYTSSIRTSYYGLSIRITPGFNPLEVLSQIKPDDIENLALEAIMKTPYYLNTLRDIRLAFGQISKMGPEDNLVKLEAARQALQEFFDVTEAKRILKLVHEGHVSTHTAGAASPLARLLISMPEEKLWKVDIEKELAEALKGMAFTVEELASMTGLPEKIVEAKLREMRKPGSPYRVFQFIDVDTGDWRWALEEDVEEIVGLEEFRDSFKPLKLNEHFVLMVRGVNSEDFAHVLISARDVVEKREEFLRQVPFNEIYELKVLPITDDSKAGIPRYYYVSRRTLPYVVLNAIAVIQRIRSLDYY; via the coding sequence TTGCCCAGCCCGATTGAGATGCTCAATGAGAAGATTCGGAAGCTACTCGAAGAGAAGGGCTGGACTAAGCTCACTGAGATCCAGGAGAAGGCCATACCAGAGATAATGGCAGGCAAGAACGTGATAATCACAGCACCCACTGGGTACGGCAAAACTGAGGCCGCGTTACTCCCCATACTAAGCATGATGTCCTCTAGCAACGTCGAGCCAGTAGCACTGCTCTACATAACTCCCATGCGCGCACTGATTAACGACCTATACCTGCGCATAAGCTGGTGGGCCGAGCGTCTAGGATTCCGAGTGGCAAGGAAGCACGGCGACGTATCCCAAAGCGAGAGGAGCAAGAGGCTACGCAAAGCACCACACATCCTAATAACTACGCCGGAGAGCCTCGAGATAGACCTTGATTGGGCTACGCGCTTCAGAGAATATTACCGCAACCTACGTTGGGTTATCGTCGACGAGGTTCACGAGATAGTTGGTACCAAGAGGGGCGTACAACTGGCACTCCTCTTGTCAAGACTGCGCCGCTACGCTGGCGACTTCCAGCTCGTGCTCATCTCGGCGACTGTAGGCGACCCGATGAAGGTGCTAGAGGTGTTCAGCTACGGGTCTAAGAGGGAGAGGAGTGTCGTAAGCGTAGCCAGGCGTAAGAAGATTGAGATTGTGATAGACGTCATTGGGAACGATCGTAACTATTGGAGGCGCGCTGCCGAGAAGATAGCAAAGTATCTCGAGCCGATAACACTGGTCTTCACCAACTCGAAGTATGCCTCCGAGAGGCTTCACGAGGAGCTTGTAAAGCTAGGCGTGAAGGACGTCCTAGTACACCATGCTAGCTTGTCGCCAGAGGAGAGGGAGGAGGCCGAGAAGGCTCTACGCGAGGGCAAGGTAACTGCCGTCATATGTACGAAGACTCTCGAGCTGGGCATAGATGTTGGCGACGTGAAGAAGGTTATACTATTCCGCCCGCCAAGCACCGTGTTTAGCCTTGTACAGAGGCTCGGTAGGAGCGGCCATAGGCACGACATAGAGGTGTTGAACGGCGTCATAATAGCTAATGACGCCGTTGAGGCTCTATACGCAGCTGCACTGACAAAGGCTGCCGTGGAGGGCAGAGTCGAGGAGCCACGCATACCTGAGAAGCCTCTAGACGTCCTAGTGAAGGAGCTTGTAGGCATGGCGCTTCAGGGCGAGGTCAACATAGACGAGGCCTATGAGATATTCAAGTCGACCTACCACTATCGCAACCTAACGCGCGAGGAGCTCGACGAGGTTGTGAAACTGTTGATAGATAACGGTATTCTCCAGGAGAGCGGCCCCGGGCGCGTAAAGGTAGGCCAGCTATTCTACAAGATATGGAGGTTCGAGAAGACTAGCGACCGGAGAGCATGGTGGATGAAGAGCTTCTCATCCTTCTTCTCGACCATAGGCGAGAAATCAACGTACAGCGTGAGAACCGAGGATGGTAGGATAGTCGGCGAACTCGACGCTAGCTACGTGTACAAGCTGTACCCAGGCGCCGCTATAAGGCTAGGAGGCCGTACGTGGGTAATAGTTGCCATCGACGAACTTGCAGCCAAGATCATAGTGAGGGAGGAGAAAGCCACAACCGCCATAGTACCTGTATGGCGCGGTCTAGGCCCCGAGGCATCCCACACCGCACTTGAGGCACTCGACAAGGTGCTCAAGGAGGTTTACGAGAGGGGTATCGACGCAATAACCTGGGTCAAGTTGAGCGAGGATGCTAGGAGAGAGGTGGAGAAGTTCATTGAAGAGTACCGCGTCTCTAAGAAGCCGTTACCAAGCCGCGACCGCGTGATAATCGAGCAGGTTGGCGACGAGCTGATAATCCTCGGGCTTATGGGCGAGGCTGCAGCCCGTACGTTAGGCTATGCACTCTTATACGCGGCTCGCAGCTACACCTCCAGCATACGCACATCGTACTACGGCCTATCCATACGCATCACGCCAGGCTTCAACCCATTGGAGGTGCTCAGCCAGATAAAGCCCGATGACATCGAGAACCTCGCACTAGAGGCTATAATGAAGACGCCCTACTACCTCAACACACTGCGAGACATAAGACTGGCGTTTGGCCAGATATCAAAAATGGGTCCCGAGGATAATCTCGTGAAGCTCGAAGCAGCTAGACAAGCACTGCAAGAGTTCTTCGATGTCACCGAGGCGAAGAGAATACTCAAGCTAGTACACGAGGGCCACGTGTCAACACACACTGCTGGCGCTGCCTCGCCCCTAGCGAGGCTCCTAATCTCAATGCCGGAGGAGAAGCTATGGAAAGTCGATATTGAGAAGGAGTTAGCAGAGGCGCTCAAAGGCATGGCATTCACAGTCGAAGAGTTAGCATCTATGACTGGCTTGCCTGAAAAGATAGTCGAGGCTAAGCTGCGCGAAATGAGGAAACCCGGGTCTCCCTACCGCGTCTTCCAGTTCATTGATGTTGACACTGGAGACTGGAGGTGGGCCCTTGAGGAAGACGTAGAAGAGATAGTAGGCCTTGAGGAGTTCCGCGACAGCTTCAAACCCCTAAAACTAAACGAACACTTCGTGCTGATGGTGAGAGGAGTTAACTCCGAGGACTTTGCACACGTGCTCATCTCTGCCAGGGACGTGGTAGAGAAGCGGGAAGAGTTCCTCCGGCAGGTACCATTCAACGAGATTTACGAGCTGAAGGTGCTGCCGATAACCGATGACAGCAAAGCTGGCATACCACGCTACTACTACGTCTCGAGGCGCACACTGCCATACGTGGTGCTCAACGCTATTGCAGTAATCCAGAGGATACGCTCTCTCGACTACTACTAG
- a CDS encoding HIT family protein, translating to MKVLWAPWRYSYVKRATEGKEEGCVLCRLQGMNDEDALIIFRGRHNYIVMNLYPYNTGHVMIVPKRHVANLEDLTIEEKLELIVLTQASIQGIREALNPHGFNVGINLGRVAGAGIEDHIHVHVVPRWNGDTNFMPVIAETKVIPQDVRETYRVIRDPIARYAEKLLKELQDYRESS from the coding sequence ATGAAAGTCCTATGGGCACCCTGGCGATACTCCTACGTGAAGAGAGCCACGGAAGGGAAAGAGGAGGGTTGCGTACTGTGCAGGTTGCAGGGGATGAACGATGAGGACGCACTTATCATCTTCAGAGGAAGGCACAACTACATAGTCATGAACCTCTATCCATATAACACAGGCCACGTGATGATTGTGCCCAAGAGGCATGTTGCAAACCTAGAGGACCTCACGATAGAGGAGAAGCTTGAACTCATAGTATTGACACAAGCCTCTATACAGGGTATCCGGGAGGCGCTAAACCCACATGGCTTCAATGTCGGCATTAATCTTGGTAGGGTTGCAGGCGCTGGCATAGAAGACCATATACACGTACATGTAGTTCCAAGGTGGAATGGCGATACCAACTTCATGCCTGTGATAGCCGAGACAAAGGTTATACCTCAGGATGTGCGTGAGACTTACCGAGTGATTCGTGACCCGATAGCCCGCTACGCCGAGAAGCTCCTAAAAGAGCTCCAAGATTATCGAGAAAGCTCATGA
- a CDS encoding A24 family peptidase C-terminal domain-containing protein — MSLVITAQHIAAIAFLILGSLFDLRSRAIPSWLPYIFIGTEAILLAYRVYTGSVPHTWQAYLVIDAFLLAAIAVLVLLCLKGMGDLLMFLGITLAEPFGATLLPAPLLTLLYYSLASLTISIYIAAHNIASSESRRQLSKLPLTKRVIRIFTARPVRAETIAKGSWWIPIDLPGAKDTVCSVEVDPSDIVKRAIAEGRVRPKDYLWATYGIPALVPLTVGFILALTLGDKPIILLLESLIHKR, encoded by the coding sequence TTGAGCCTCGTAATAACCGCGCAGCACATCGCCGCCATAGCATTTCTAATTCTAGGCTCACTTTTCGACTTGCGCAGCCGCGCTATACCATCTTGGCTACCTTACATATTCATAGGCACTGAGGCAATTCTCCTAGCATACCGTGTGTATACAGGGAGCGTGCCGCACACGTGGCAAGCCTATCTCGTGATAGACGCTTTCTTACTAGCTGCTATCGCTGTACTCGTCCTGCTATGCCTTAAGGGTATGGGCGACCTCCTCATGTTCCTCGGTATCACACTAGCTGAGCCTTTCGGAGCCACACTACTACCAGCGCCCCTCCTCACACTATTGTACTACTCGCTAGCCTCCCTCACAATCAGCATATACATAGCGGCGCACAACATTGCATCCAGCGAGTCTAGACGCCAACTCTCAAAACTACCACTCACAAAACGGGTGATCCGCATCTTCACAGCCAGGCCGGTACGCGCAGAGACAATAGCAAAAGGCTCTTGGTGGATACCGATCGATCTTCCGGGCGCGAAAGACACAGTTTGTAGCGTTGAAGTTGACCCCTCCGACATAGTGAAAAGAGCCATTGCAGAGGGTAGGGTGAGGCCCAAGGACTACCTCTGGGCAACCTATGGGATACCAGCTCTCGTGCCACTCACGGTGGGTTTCATTTTGGCATTGACGCTTGGAGATAAGCCTATCATTCTCCTACTCGAGAGCCTCATACATAAACGGTGA
- the radA gene encoding DNA repair and recombination protein RadA → MVTSKAITKKITSITDLPGVGPATARKLEEAGYTTLEAIAAANPQELAAAANIPLSTAQRIVRAAREALNLTFKTALELKKERLAAKKITTGSRNLDALLGGGIETRMITEFFGEYGSGKTQICHQLAVNVQLPPEQGGLGARAVYIDTEGTFRWERIENMAKRWGLDPDKVMENIYYVRAINSDHQMAIVEELFDLVPKQNIKLVIVDSITSHFRAEYPGRERLAERQQKLNRHLHQLMRLAELYDIAIVITNQVMARPDVVWGDPTQAVGGHVLYHAPGIRVQLRKARGNKRIARIVDAPHLPENETVFVITDQGIMDPE, encoded by the coding sequence GTGGTGACCTCTAAGGCTATAACAAAGAAGATTACTTCCATTACTGATTTGCCCGGTGTCGGCCCGGCAACAGCAAGGAAACTAGAGGAGGCAGGCTACACAACGCTAGAGGCCATTGCTGCAGCAAACCCGCAGGAGCTCGCAGCTGCAGCGAACATACCACTTAGCACTGCACAGAGGATAGTACGCGCTGCACGTGAAGCACTAAACCTGACGTTCAAGACCGCCCTTGAGCTTAAGAAGGAGAGACTTGCTGCAAAGAAGATAACCACCGGCTCGAGGAACCTCGATGCTCTGCTAGGCGGCGGCATCGAGACGAGAATGATAACCGAGTTCTTTGGCGAGTATGGCAGCGGCAAGACGCAAATCTGCCACCAGCTTGCTGTGAACGTCCAGCTGCCACCCGAGCAAGGCGGCCTTGGAGCACGTGCAGTGTACATTGACACAGAGGGTACGTTCAGATGGGAGCGTATCGAGAACATGGCAAAGAGGTGGGGTCTCGACCCGGATAAGGTCATGGAGAACATATATTACGTCCGCGCTATAAACAGCGACCACCAGATGGCTATAGTAGAGGAGCTCTTCGACCTAGTGCCGAAGCAGAACATTAAGCTTGTGATAGTCGATTCCATAACGAGTCACTTCCGTGCGGAGTATCCGGGTCGCGAGAGGCTAGCCGAGAGGCAGCAGAAGCTTAACCGCCACCTACACCAGCTCATGAGGCTAGCAGAGTTGTACGATATAGCCATTGTGATAACAAACCAGGTTATGGCTAGACCCGATGTCGTATGGGGCGACCCGACACAGGCAGTAGGCGGACACGTACTATACCACGCGCCCGGCATACGCGTACAGCTACGCAAGGCACGCGGTAACAAGAGGATAGCAAGGATTGTAGATGCGCCGCACCTACCGGAGAACGAGACTGTATTCGTGATAACAGATCAGGGTATCATGGACCCCGAGTAA